A genomic window from Shewanella vesiculosa includes:
- a CDS encoding MinD/ParA family protein, which produces MTRDQASGLRMMNQPNNDKVKVIAVSGGKGGVGKTSVSINTAVALAEKGKRVLVLDADLGLANVDVMLGIRAEKNLSHVLSGDAELDDIIVRGPKGIGIVPATSGSQAMVELTPAQHAGLIRAFSEMRTQFDILIVDTAAGISDMVLSFSRASQDVLIVVCDEPTSITDAYALIKILSREHGVFHFKIVANMVRSLREGMELFAKLSKVTDRFLDVALELVATIPFDENLRKAVRKQKLVVEAYPKSPSAIAYHGLANKIMTWPVPQQPGGHLEFFVERLVQRKPIQEGRTGE; this is translated from the coding sequence ATGACTCGGGATCAAGCAAGTGGTTTACGTATGATGAATCAACCAAATAACGATAAAGTTAAAGTAATTGCCGTATCCGGTGGTAAAGGCGGAGTTGGTAAAACAAGTGTGTCAATTAATACTGCGGTAGCATTAGCCGAAAAGGGCAAACGTGTATTAGTACTTGATGCCGATTTAGGTTTAGCCAATGTCGATGTGATGCTCGGGATACGTGCTGAGAAAAATTTATCTCATGTTTTGTCAGGTGATGCCGAATTAGATGACATCATTGTACGCGGACCCAAAGGTATCGGTATTGTTCCTGCTACATCAGGTTCACAAGCGATGGTTGAATTGACACCAGCACAACATGCCGGCTTGATCCGTGCATTTAGTGAAATGCGGACTCAGTTTGATATTTTAATTGTTGATACTGCTGCTGGTATATCAGATATGGTGCTGAGTTTTTCTCGTGCATCACAAGATGTATTAATTGTGGTTTGTGACGAACCAACATCGATTACTGATGCTTATGCGTTAATTAAGATACTAAGTCGTGAACATGGTGTGTTCCACTTCAAAATTGTGGCAAATATGGTACGTAGTTTACGAGAAGGTATGGAATTATTTGCTAAACTCAGTAAAGTGACTGATAGATTTCTAGATGTTGCATTGGAGTTGGTGGCAACCATTCCCTTTGATGAGAATTTACGTAAAGCAGTTCGTAAACAAAAACTAGTCGTTGAAGCGTATCCTAAATCACCTTCAGCCATTGCTTACCACGGATTAGCCAATAAAATTATGACTTGGCCTGTGCCACAGCAACCCGGTGGTCATTTAGAATTTTTTGTTGAACGTCTTGTACAACGTAAGCCGATACAAGAAGGAAGAACGGGTGAATAA